In Larimichthys crocea isolate SSNF chromosome VI, L_crocea_2.0, whole genome shotgun sequence, one genomic interval encodes:
- the fam210b gene encoding protein FAM210B, mitochondrial codes for MFLCRTGRLPAAAALDQAFKSTGSFLVQVKANRLRDVTLTLRKDYMSQGRRCFCVSVHDSTRAHLKKQQPDPQPVQNWDTSSGFVISDWVHPSKKAQSDASKSDIIRQLLHANTCYSNRGELPVGDVLFTGNWRVSSRHCSTRTMHTTATSTKKRDTGEEQTADNNKGEEQHLKDASMTSSSTANAPGEPEPEGGKLNKTQQLKKVFKEYGAVGVSFHICISLMSLGMFYLLISSGIDMAAVLCKVGFSEAVVRSKMAAGTSTFVLAYAIHKLFAPARISITLVSVPLIVRYFRKTGLFKPPTPAP; via the exons ATGTTTCTGTGTCGCACAGGGAGGTTGCCTGCAGCAGCGGCTCTGGATCAGGCTTTCAAGTCAACGGGCTCGTTTCTAGTGCAAGTTAAAGCAAACAGACTGAGGGACGTCACTTTGACATTACGTAAGGACTACATGTCTCAGGGACGCCGGTGTTTCTGTGTCTCCGTCCACGATTCAACTCGTGCGCACCTGAAGAAACAACAACCGGACCCGCAACCCGTCCAGAACTGGGACACCTCGTCTGGTTTTGTAATTTCGGACTGGGTACATCCATCCAAAAAGGCGCAAAGTGACGCCAGTAAATCTGATATCATCAGACAGCTGcttcatgcaaacacatgctaCAGCAATAGAGGGGAGCTCCCGGTGggtgatgttttgtttacaggTAACTGGAGGGTTTCCAGCCGACACTGCTCCACCAGGACCATGCACACCACTGCCACATCCACGAAGAAGCGCGACACCGGCGAAGAGCAGACGGCCGACAACAACAAAGGG GAGGAACAGCATTTAAAAGATGCCTCTATGACTTCCTCATCTACTGCAAATGCCCCAGGGGAGCCAGAGCCAGAGGGAGGAAAACTCAACAAGACCCAGCAACTAAAGAAAGTCTTCAAAGAGTATGGAGCAGTTGGAGTTTCCTTTCATATCTGCATCTCCCTCATGTCTCTGGGAATGTTCTACCTCCTTATATCTAG TGGGATCGATATGGCGGCCGTGCTTTGCAAAGTGGGCTTCAGTGAGGCGGTCGTTCGGTCTAAAATGGCAGCAGGGACGAGCACATTTGTCTTGGCCTACGCCATCCACAAGCTCTTCGCTCCAGCTCGCATCAGCATCACTCTGGTGTCGGTGCCTCTCATCGTGCGCTACTTCAGAAAGACTGGTCTCTTTAAACCACCCACACCTGCACCCTGA